Genomic DNA from Lactuca sativa cultivar Salinas chromosome 8, Lsat_Salinas_v11, whole genome shotgun sequence:
CATAATGACCATTTCTAAACACATGACCACATGGATAGTAAGAGATAATAATTACCATCTTATTATAGACCATTTAAATTAATGTTTACAGTGGAGTTTCTATGAAACAAAATGTCTTCACTCTTAATTGTACAAAAGTTTAGCTAGAAACAAACTAATAACatgttttaaatatattttatatatatatatatatatatatatatatatatatatatatatatatcagtttcAGTGGGTACCCAACGGGTAGCGGTTCTGAAAAAATGAAAACCAGAACAGAATCGCTTAAGGCAGTTCCAGTTTCGGAACCAGCAGTTCTAAGGCGGTTCCGGTTCTGAAAACGGGTACCCAGTTTCGTTGCTTATCCCTACTCCTACCATCACCCCGACAatcgggcaaggtaaagggaaaaATAGGAAGACCCGTTCGAAAGGttccaagggaaagtctcttgatggctcctcttcgagtGGAACCAGAGGAGGTTCTGCCACTCTCTCTTCCAACCCGAAGGATGCACAATGCTTCTACTGTCAGGAAAAAGTGCACTAGAAGCaaagctgccccaagtacttgtaggatgttaaggatgggaaagtaaaagtcactcatgcaggtatttacactatattgtctaataactcaccacatactaattcttgggtccttgatacagggtgtggaattcacatttgttttgatttgcagggcctaaaaagaagtgaggatgtggagcatgggaggataaacttgatcatggggaatatgaaagtttcacctgtcacaaAGATTGGTCCGATGAGCATGGGAGGATAAACTTGTACCaactattaaggagcctatggagattttttgtgataacgaGAGTGCagttaccttagccaaggaaccaagggatcacggaagatccaggcacattgatagaaaatagcacttcattagacatcgaatagaagaaagactccttgtggcaaagagggtatcatcggatgagaacccagcagatcccctcacgaagggacggtgtatggttaagcatttacagcatgcgaggcgcattgggctgaaggataatattttttttagtaaTTAGATATCTTTTGAAACTTgcaatagttgaaatgtaattgacatttgatgtttaaataaaatgtgttttttatttactagtatggtactgtcttgtgtcaatcgattactattgtttcattttgcatgtttgacttccagaataattgtattattcaaacaatccacagtcgatcatactttagaagtaggtattgaaataagtctgtcatgaattgggtttgtagatttgtttgaattgtattagacatagcaattgttactgcaacattcatgagtgatcataagttctgagtatcggATTCAACCGaggctcacttgtatcacttcatggaatttatctcgagtgatcgtgagatggtaatatcatataagtcttcaaaccaagagatgtgagttgttgactatgagttggtcatacattgatagtacgaaaacacatcagtaacttgatgttataaaacatgttgttgtgtacaatttgatgattagttagtacaagcatatgagtcgaacttTATTTATTCCTTTTAgttcttggaggattaaaagcgatatcttgggccccttgatgattttgttttgacttatgtgtcgggctcagtcataactgaattgatgtgttcgattaagttctatgtcaaacaaatcggaaatcgggaaacaaactattggacaataagtacgacgttgttccatgtatttgttcggctgaCATCTTGAACAGATGTTTATATGATCgtttatctaaaatggcacaacTTAGTTCCACgagacttttaagagctacgattgctggttggatcctaaagtcgtacttgcaactacagttattagacttatccaagtggggcactattggataaggtgtctaagtccataactatatttggtatgcacatgacccgatttggcatggtccattcggGTTGGATGGCATcaaaacaatttggatagacttttgtgagaagataatatttatgatttattaatatattataagttctaatatattaatatgaattatttaattagtattgatcaagaattagtttggaattaattttgtgatcaaaagagactaattaaataaatggggattgatttggtaaatctttcattcttatatagtggtcTTAAGATCCATTGTTTTTCATGTTGggataaacccatgtggtgacccatggatactccatggaggttaaaacccatggatcatgaggaatgtggaaaggcatgagttacatggtgtaaccataATGCGCACACTATATAATGAAGCCTCATCCTAGAAAAATCGGCACTTAAGAGATACacaagagagggctagccgattttggtgcaatataatcttctcttaagttattccaattgttggtggtgttgtgtgaagcatttgaggtatcacatttggggtgctaggctcacaaagtcttaaggaatcaaggctacaagaaaggtatgtcattctattagttttttgtattacatataccccatgatatgctagttaggatgaaaccttggaaaatgaaagtttgcatgtataatagggaaaacatagatccaaggtttctagggttgcatgcacacaataggagtgttagaattctcaaaacccaacagttggctcctaccgagatcaggagttgtctacacagctgcaagagctgttagagAAGGGATTTttcaggccgagtagttcgccatggggagtctcgatcttgtttgtgaagaagaaggacgggtcacatcggatgtgtatagattaccgagagtttaataaggtaacggtgaagaactgtcaTCCCCTCTCGAGGATTGTTGacttatttgaccagcttcagggtgcatcttggttctccaagattgatctgcgatcgagttatcaccagatgcgagtcagggatgacgatgtgcagaagacaacctTTCAGAATCGccatggtcactacgagttcgtggtgatgccgtttaggCTCACTAATGCTtctgcaacgttcatggatctcatgaaccgcgtgtgcagactaATTCTGGACTAatctatgatagtcttcattgatgatatcttggtttactccaagactcaagagcatcatgaggagcacctgagggacgtgttggagacattgaggagggagagacttttcgcaaagttctccaagtgcgagttttggttgcgcgaggtgcagtttctggggcaccatgtcaaccagaagggtattctagtcgatccAGTCAAGTTAGAGGTCATAATGCAGTGGGAGGCTCCGAGGTCTCCATtcgagattcagagttttcttggCCTGGccggttactatcggagattcatctaggatttctccaagattgttgttccattGACCCAAATGACCAAGAAGTTGGTGACacttcgttgggggcctgagtagcaggcagCTTTCGATACTCTCAGACAACGGTTGTGCGAGGCACTGATTTTGACTTTGCCAGAAGGCTTCAACGATTGCATGGTTGACTATGACGCTTCGATCACGAGCATGGGTGCAATGTTGGTGCAGCAGGGTCACGTGATTGCGTAGGTGTCGAGGCaattaaagcctcatgaggcaaactaTCCAACACATGATCTGGAGTCGGGGGGATATGGTTTTTATCCTCAAGATTTAGCGACACTCCCTCTATGGTGTTCATTGTACCATTTGCACGGACCACAAAAGCTTGAGGTATCTGATGGACCAACCGAATATGAACATAGGGCTGAGTCGTTGGTTGGATatagtgaaggattatgactgagatcctttatcacccatggaaggccaatgtggtggttccAGTCTGAGACATATGCCTGacgatgacagtgattactccgttgctgGAACGGATTCGGAGCATCGTAAGTGTGAGcggatcataggccaggtggcTTTATTCGATTACGACAACTGTCTTTTGTTGAACCTGCATCGTTGGGTCTGGGTTCCTTACTAGGGTGGGGTGCGCCAGgctctgatggaggaggcccacaagTCTAGGTTCcccattcatccaggggcgacgaagatgtatcgggatcttcgccctgattaattgtggccctgcatgaagcgataCATAGCTTCGTATGTAGAAAGATGTTTGACTTGCAAGAAAGTCAAGGCCGGGCACCAgtgacctcacgacaagatgcaccGTTGTagattcccatatggaaatgggaagacatcaccatggacttcattagaaagcttcccaggactgcatgtggagtggatttgatttggctcatcgtggatcggttgaccaagaacGCACATTTCATCCCTACataggagagtatatcggctgagaagctagccggGACCTATGTACGCGAGGTGGTGGCATAGTATGGAGTGCCGGTTTCGGTTGTGTCAGACTgagatgttcgtttcacttccaggttttggaagtggtttcgtgatgagatgggtactcgtaTTCACTTCAATACAACTTTTCACCTTCATACggatgggcaaagtgagaggatgaTTCATACTCTAGAGGATATGCTACGTGCATGCGTattagattttggagggagttcggatatgtatcttccgttagcggaattttcatataacaacaattaccacgctagcatagatcgacctcccttcgagatgctcttcGGGAAGAAATGTAGGACCCaaatttgttggggagaggtcggtcaGAGGTTCATGGGGAGTAcgaaggtggtactcaagaccacggagaagattcagcaggtccagagcaggctgcagactgctcagagtcggtagaaaagctatgccgacaagcggcGTTCAGACCTAGAGTTTCAGgtaggggatatggtcctcctgaaggtgtcacctttgaaaggtgtcatccggttcaggaagaggggcaagctgggtacCAGGTACATCGGTCCgttcagggttttggctcgggtgggccgAGTTGCTTATCGTTTGGATCTTCCAacagagctcagccagatccacaacgcttttcatgtctcccagctatggaagtgcctagtggatgactccgcagttgtgcctttagaggatattcaggtggatgatagcttgaactacatcgagagactAGTAGCCATTCTCGACAGGAAGACGAAGGAGccgaggaacaagagggtggagctggtAAAGGTGTAGTGGCTGCACCACAAGGGGTCTAactggacttgggagcccgaagaggggatgagggagcactatcagAAGTTGTTCAGGGCAGCTGGCTTCTAGGAcgaagtttgattcaagtgggggagaattgtaacagccgtGACTTGAGGTAATGCTAATTATTTAATCTTTGTAAATAATTTTTGGACTATGAGATTAATGTTGGATTATTGAGTTGGGCCTTTAGTGAGTGGGTCGGTATATATTTGGGCTGTCTGAAGGCGTACACTGGGTGTAAGCTTGGCGTACGTGGGGCGTAGTGTCAACATTGGATGCGGGGGGTTGATAagcgtacgcgcagcgtaccaagGGGTAGGCGCAACGTACACGAGTagaatcaaaaccctaatttttagggtttaagccatATATATACCTCATTATgacccaaaccctagcctccttaccagcctctttgactcagaaaccctagaaacctaacCTTCTTCATCTTTATGTGATTTTGATCTTGTGAAGCCCATTTTGGTGATCTGGAGCTTGGAACGAGAAAGAGGAAGTTGGTGAAGAAGAAATTGTGTAGCTTGAGCTCAAAGATTTGAGATATCATCATCATCTAGTACTTATTTGAGGTAGAAAGCTCACAACTTGCCTCatgtatgcttagatctatggTAATGGTGTTTTGGACCTTTCTGGTCCCAAGAATGGAACTTTATGATTCCAAATCCGTTtttaggcttagggttgccaTCCTTAGTGTTATTTGAGTCCCAAAGACAGACTAGTTACCATATTGAAGGTCATAATGTGGCCATGCATGAGTATTAGTCATTTCTATGGAAGTAGGTTGCCATATTTCAGTTTTGGGTCTATTTGGGGGTTTGCAAGCAACCAAGTAATCGACTTTATTGGTTAAGACactttattggactcagatctgtgTTTGGAGTGtaaggtcttaagggattaagccttTTTGGAAATTATGGCTTAACAGggtagtacattgggcgtacaagccatgcagtctgtacgcttagcgtacggaggagtacaccccgcgtactcattGAATTTGGGTTCTTTGTCATTTGGGCCTCGGGTTGGGCCATTTCATGGACTTTGCTATTTTAGGCCATAGTGGGCTATCATAAATCAGTTAGTTTAGGCTaagaatatgtttgggcttaaggaaggaccatttgaggagttgggcccaatttagtaattTGTGCCATTAGTAGGCTTGGAAAGGCTACATAGAATTGGACCATTCAtgttatggattgggccttggttaTGGTCCGAATTAGATtaaaggtaaaatggtcattttaccctaagaaggattattggattttgactaagtgttgttGTGGTAATAATTGctcggggagtcgttggagcagcgtTTAGAGATTCCTTACCGTGAGATTCATCATTCAGCTTTGCGAGGTTAGTTTTCCTCTGGTAAgaacgggttgaaggcaccaatgtcggcctgtatatgtatgtatgttccGGACCAAGGCCCGATGTCGGGCAGTGCCcaatgtaggtttatatgttttcgGATTTCCGATCGGATGTCGGGCGGTGCCCGAGTAATGTTTGTAttcttgatgtcttcgtgattcttgcatgtgtttgtaatGTATGTTTCTGGATTACGCTCTGATGTCGGGCAATGCCGGAGGAATGTGTGTATACTTctggatttcggtctgatgtcgggcggaaCCCGaggtatgtttatatgtttatgctatgtgattatttatgtgtatttttgatatgtttatatgtatacctaGCTTTGCCCGATATCGGGCGGGGACCGATGCTAGACGGGGCCCGATGTCGGATTATgtcgatgtcgggcggggttcGATGAAGCGGGCGGGGCcaatgatatgttattatgtgattaggtgattatgtgtatggtatgtggtagtgtggggaaactcactaagcttcgtgcttaaagttttcaattttggtttcaggttcttctggtagtaaagggaagagctcggtatgactgtagtgcacacaccattatgTTAACCTaagatgttttactctgatatattgGCATGTgtttttgatatgatgttttgagatactacGACTTACATTTTGATGAGAtgattttgataactatggtttatttatgatttaaaagcgaaatttttggtcatgatttttgggatgttacagaatgTAATAATCTTTTTTGTTCTTATTCTTTATGAATTAATGTAATTAGTGATTATTATGTTAAAAAATATATTGAATGTAAccatattctgcaagaataaaataaaaaatatatttactagtttatggttgattttctgtcattctgacagaataaaatcgttATTactaaaagttatattaaaactaaatttgaattaatttaaaaaaatcagattttaaaaAGTAAgggaattaattatcccttaaaatacgaaaatttctttttttaatatatgtTAATCGACTAAAAtaccttatgctgaaatttgtgtgattatattatatggtacatgttactatattgtaatatcatagaccctaaGATCATGATcattgattctattccatccgtTGGTCCAGATTTGTGCTTACGAACACACAATAGATGCTAGAAATGCatgaacctagccctatatatatatatatatatatatatatatatatatatatatatatatatatatatatatatatatatatatatatataaggaaaaaCGAATTTGTGGTTGTTATGTATGTAATGTTAGATATAGAACTTAGGGGCTGTTTGACAAACGTCTGACCGAGTTGGGTCAGACGTATTTTGTTGACTCAGTCAGTTGTTTTGCGTTTGATAAACCAAATCTAGATGGCTGACTCGGTAAGATGTATCTGAGTGAAAAAGTTGGGGAATTATAGTTGACTCATAATCGTTCCAACTATGCCCTTGCCCTAAATTCCGTTCAGGGCCTCCAAAAAAAACTCCTTCCTCCTCTTTCAACGGCAATAAGGATCAACAGCAACGCAAGACACTGCTACCCCTCCCTCTTCATTCTTCTTCCATCGTGACCTACAGAGCAGCATACCCCACATCGACATCTCCACATCAAGCCGCATCTTTCATGTCGGGATCATCAAACAGGAAACTTTTTTTCTTCTACTGCCTCATCGTTACTTCTCTTCCATCTTATTTCTCTTCTGTTGTTTTGTTAATGATTTTTGAAATCAGaaaatatgtatgtataagatatgAAATCAGAATCAATTCTTCTATTCTTCTATTCTTCTGTTAATGATGTTATGAAATATAAAGTTTTCTATGTATAAGATATGAAATCAAAATACTTTTTGTTCTAATATTACAAATTCTGAACTTGTATGTGAGTTGGAAGTTCTTTTTTGTAGTTCTTTGTGAAATTGTTTGGGTATATGTGAATACAATTGACCTTAATTGGTTATGTAAGCTGTCAAATCATGCGTTTATTGTCAatgttgtgtttttttttgttattaggcTGTGAAATCATAAAGTTATGATGATTGGTTTGTTgtggtttttttttgttattagggTGTGAAATCTTAAAGTTATGATGATTGGTTtgaaacaaaatttgaaattttttcttgtgaaatcATGTGTGTATTGGCAATGTTgtgatttttttgtttataatctATCAAATCTTATAAACATACTgtgattttttttgtgtgtgtataGGCTGTGAAATTTTATGTTTATAGGCTGTGAAATTTTTTGTGTATAGGCTGTGAAATTTTGTTTTGTGTATAGGCTGTGATTTTTTTCTTATAAGCTGTGAAATTTGAAAGCCATTGACAATgctgtgaatttttttttttattataagttGTGAAATCTAAAAGCTATTGGCAATgttgtgaattttttttattcCATCCGTTGGTCCAGATTTGTGCTTAAGAACACACAATAGATGCTAGAAATGCatgaacctagccctatatatatatatatatatatatatatatatatatatatatatatatatatatatatatataaggaaaaaTGAATTTGGGGTTGTTATGTATGTAATGCTAGATATTGAACTTAGGGGTTGTTTGATAAATGTCTGACCGAATCGGGTCAGACGTATTTTGTTAACTCGGTCAGTTGTTTTGCGTTTGATAAACCAAATCTAGATGGATGAATCGGTAAGATGTATCTGAGTGGAAAAGTTGGGGAATTATAGTTGACTCATAATCGTTCCAACTATGCCCTTGCCCTAAATTCCGTTCAGCGCCTCCAAAAAAAACTCCTTCCTCCTCTTTCAACGGCAACAGCGATCAACACCAACGCAAGACGCTGCTACCCCTCCCTCTTCATTCTTCTTCCATCGTGACCTATAGAGCATCATACCCCACATCGACATCTCCACATCAATCCGCATCTTTCATGTCGGAATCATCAAACAGGTAACTTTTTTTCTTCTACTGCCTCATCGTTATTTCTCTTCCATCTTATTTTTCTTCTGTTGTTTTGTTAATGATTTTTGAAATTAGaaaatatgtatgtataagatatgAAATCAGAATTAATTCTTCTATTCTTCTATTCTTCTGTTAATGATGTTATGAAATTTGAAGTTTTTTGTGTATAAGATATGAAATCAAAATACTTTTTTGCTCTAATATTACAAATTCTGAATTTTTATGTGAGTTGGAAGTTCTTTTTTGTAGTTCTTTGTGAAATTTGTGGGTATATGTGAATACAATTGACCTTAATTGGTTATGTAAGCTGTGAAATCATGCGTTTATTGTCAAtgctgtgttttttttttttgttattaggcTGTGAAATCATAAAGTTATGATGATTGGTTTGctgtgttctttttttttttttgttattaggcTGTGAAATCTTAAAGTTATAATGATTGGTTTGGaacaaaaatttgaaattttttcttgtgaaatcATGTATGTATTGGCAatgttgtgatttttttttgtttataatctGTCAAATTTTATAAACATACTGTGATTTTTTTTGTGTGTATAGGTTGTGAAATTCTTTTTGTGTATAGGCTGTGATTTTTTTCTTCTAAGTTGTGAAATTTGAAATCCATTGTTAATGctgtgaatttttttttgtttataagctGTGAAATCTAAAAGCTATTGGCAATgttgtgaattttttttcttttttttttataagcTATAAAATCtggaatcttttttttttgtataggCTTTGTTGACAATGTTgtgatttttttgtttataagctATGTTGTTGATTCATTGGTAGAaaattattttaatgttttagGAAGTTGGTTTGGAACAAAAGTGAGGACAAAACTTTTCTTGGTGCATGTATCCATGAACTAACCACTAATGGTCGTGAGGGTTCTGGGCTTAAGGCTAGTTCATGGAAGATAGTACGCGAAAAATTGATGAACGAACACAGTAaagaggttgatcagaagcaaatgAGAAACCACTTTGACTACTACAAATCAAAGTATGTTGCTTGGGTGAAACTGAAAAACAAAACCGGCAATATATATGAccctataaaaaataaatttaacatGACTGATGAACAATGGAAGGAAGAGGGGAAGgtaatatttttataacaaatactattatgattatttttaaaaaaatactaatatttataaaaattgtaaACAGTTGAACAAGCACATGTTGTCATTAAAAACTAAACCCCTGTTGTTTCCTGATCTTTGCACCCAATTATTTGAAGGGTCGACCTCAACCGACTTTGAAAGTTGGGGGCCATCTTCTACACTCCCTCGTCCTGTAGAAGAGTTTAGTGCCCatgattttgatgatgatgtTCTAATGGAAACCTCAACACAACATATAGGTGCAAGTGAAGAGTCTTCAGGGCGTTCAAAACACACGGAAATTGGTGGAAACAAAAGAGTTGGTGGGAAAAAAAGAGATGTAAGGGCATTAGAAGTTGAATATGAGATTATCAAGCTTGCAAGGTTGTTAGtggaaaaaaatgaaagaattgaAAAAAGAGAAATGGATAAGGATGTTGATGCGTGTATGGAGAAATTAAACAAAATGGAATggggagaagaagatgaaagacACAAGACCGCTCTTTTGCTATTTGGTGAAAGTGCTGATGTTCGAAAAGTTTGGTTACGACTTTCGCATACTAGTTGTGAGTCGTGGGTGATGGGTGCGGGTAGGAAGTATGGTTACCTTTGATGGGTGCGGGTTGAAAAGTTTGGTTACTAGTTTTTTTGGTTACTTTGGATCCTATGTTTGATGACTTTTTTGGATGATGTTTTCTAGTTTTTTTGGTTACTTTGGATCCTATGTTTGATGACTTTCGCATCTTATGTTATATGACTTTTGTTAGTTTGGATGATATGTTATTGGATATTGAATATGACTTTTGTTATTTACTAGGTTTTTGAATATGACTTTTGTTGTTTACTAGTTTTATGTTATATGATGTTTGTTATATGACTTTGGTGCATGATTTTTTTTACTTTAACATGTTACCTAATTGTTTGTAACAAGTCAAGTATGGTTTCTGATGGTGAATTTGTAGCTTTTCTTCTACTTGTGTTTTATTGGTTGAGGTCAAACCGGCGCAGACTAATCAGAATTCATAGAATTAGAGATAATGATTCAAGCGGGTATGCGTATACGCAAGATTTGATATATGGAGACCCTACATAATGTTTCGATATAATGCGTCTTACACAAGAGGCATTTGCACTATTATGCAACCATTTTACCGAAAAAAATTGGTTGCAAGCTAGTAGGACAATACGCATTGAAGAGAAGATGGCTATCTTCTTACATGTTATAGGACATAATGAACGTTTTCGCGCGGTTAAGGGAATATTTCATCACTCCACACAAATgattcatcaatgttttcatgAGGTCTTAACAGCAATGATGTgttttgcaaaagaaa
This window encodes:
- the LOC128127800 gene encoding L10-interacting MYB domain-containing protein-like, whose amino-acid sequence is MEGQCGGSSLRHMPDDDSDYSVAGTDSEHRCEILFVYRLKLVWNKSEDKTFLGACIHELTTNGREGSGLKASSWKIVREKLMNEHSKEVDQKQMRNHFDYYKSKYVAWVKLKNKTGNIYDPIKNKFNMTDEQWKEEGKLNKHMLSLKTKPLLFPDLCTQLFEGSTSTDFESWGPSSTLPRPVEEFSAHDFDDDVLMETSTQHIGASEESSGRSKHTEIGGNKRVGGKKRDVRALEVEYEIIKLARLLVEKNERIEKREMDKDVDACMEKLNKMEWGEEDERHKTALLLFGESADVRKVWLRLSHTSCESWVMGAGALDGTLVHAVVPVDQQTRYRGRGKGECFQNVIGICDFDLIFTFVWAGWEDKYYLCDAAFTNTRGFMAPYCNTRYWLADFRRGRFLTREERFNYAHAQLRNVIERAYGVLKARFPILKQMAHYPFTVQRDIVIACVAVHNFIRKYNIEDDLFRNFEDTMITPDVQGGGIDRENIQGIEWGPEVVEYMRALRD